A genome region from Erigeron canadensis isolate Cc75 chromosome 3, C_canadensis_v1, whole genome shotgun sequence includes the following:
- the LOC122591950 gene encoding aspartic and glutamic acid-rich protein-like, translating into MKITSRSILSPGRPGSGREQLPTTLTTSLSRRRLKPSRSIKGGASPAILFPTGTGNKKRGSGFDNPEPSSPKVTCIGQVRVKSKKKHTKNFRSLSRRKTINGIEGSFRKFENLQRNNSTNNGSNNNNNQKWVHIPLTICEALRTFGSEVSCLFPCRSSCSSTTMQKQEKNDDGNTCGAVLARWLVTLQDGDKTGVEKEIEIMVGNDDGENVRRRRHVFQDLEIVNESVIMGSRDDEEGRVSICVPPKNALLLMRCGSDPMKMEALANRFWEPMMDDQDEEFGHDEEDEIDMANDQEDDLQYHEVSRDIVEMNMKQSYLIAPLTGMGIVVADIKQSVQEENVEKCNFEEAKIEMELEMEVKQTVQEEYDDKKESIEINEESFYLECLFEENGDQEQDFKKEEDEDDDDDFDMEDALKELFREECVQEIETGESNIEKVKLFEDMVTESKDNCDNETQEEIVMELDKVDNEILEEENEETGNTSKALPECLLLMMYEPKLSMEVSKETWVCSRDFVRPNSSRKKPPQPLAKSIESQDESKVNGSSTTSDHVTTHEQNSHVLRMSTVQYESGLHQPARSSCSFPAPLSMATLLEQKLVNTIGYEPLVLTRCKSEPMRTAAAKLRPDTCYWKNKLEPPRRASFGIGMAGLGF; encoded by the coding sequence ATGAAGATCACTTCAAGGTCAATTCTCAGTCCGGGCCGGCCCGGTTCTGGTCGAGAACAACTACCCACCACCCTCACAACTTCACTAAGTCGTCGTAGACTAAAACCCAGCCGCAGCATTAAAGGTGGTGCATCACCAGCAATATTGTTTCCTACAGGGACTGGCAATAAGAAAAGAGGCTCCGGGTTCGATAACCCGGAACCATCTTCCCCTAAAGTAACCTGCATTGGTCAGGTTCGGGTCAAGTCCAAGAAAAAACATACTAAAAATTTCAGAAGTTTATCTAGAAGAAAAACCATTAATGGAATAGAAGGAAGTTTCAGAAAGTTTGAAAATCTCCAAAGAAATAATAGTACTAATAAtggtagtaataataataataatcaaaaatgGGTTCATATTCCATTGACAATATGTGAAGCTTTGAGGACATTTGGGTCAGAAGTGAGTTGTTTGTTTCCATGCAGAAGTTCATGTTCATCAACAACAATGcagaaacaagaaaaaaatgatgatgGAAATACTTGTGGCGCAGTTCTTGCAAGGTGGTTAGTGACTTTGCAAGATGGAGATAAAACTGGTGTTGAAAAAGAGATAGAAATTATGGTTGGAAATGATGATGGTGAGAAtgtaagaagaagaagacatgtgTTTCAAGATTTGGAGATAGTGAATGAAAGTGTGATAATGGGAAGTAGAGATGATGAGGAAGGGAGAGTGAGTATTTGTGTGCCACCTAAGAATGCTTTGTTGTTAATGAGGTGCGGATCTGATCCTATGAAGATGGAAGCTCTTGCTAATAGATTTTGGGAACCAATGATGGATGATCAAGATGAAGAATTTGgtcatgatgaagaagatgaaatagATATGGCTAATGACCAAGAAGATGATTTGCAATATCATGAAGTTAGTCGAGATATAGTGGAAATGAATATGAAACAAAGTTATCTTATTGCGCCTTTGACAGGAATGGGTATTGTTGTTGCTGATATAAAACAAAGTGTTCAAGAAGAAAATGTggaaaaatgtaattttgaaGAAGCAAAAATTGAAATGGAATTGGAAATGGAGGTGAAACAAACTGTTCAAGAAGAATatgatgataaaaaagaaaGCATAGAAATTAATGAAGAAAGTTTTTATCTTGAGTgtttatttgaagaaaatggaGATCAAGAGCAAGATTTTaaaaaggaagaagatgaagatgatgatgatgattttgatatGGAAGATGCTTTAAAGGAATTATTTAGAGAAGAATGTGTTCAAGAAATTGAAACAGGGGAGTCAAATATTgaaaaagtcaaactttttgaaGATATGGTAACAGAATCTAAAGATAATTGTGATAATGAAACACAAGAAGAGATTGTAATGGAGTTGGATAAAGTAGATAATGAAATTCTAGAGGAAGAAAATGAGGAAACAGGTAACACTAGCAAAGCATTGCCTGAGTGTTTGTTGTTAATGATGTATGAGCCCAAGTTATCAATGGAAGTATCAAAGGAGACGTGGGTATGTAGTCGAGACTTCGTTCGTCCTAACTCAAGTAGGAAGAAGCCACCACAGCCGTTAGCCAAATCAATTGAGAGTCAAGATGAATCAAAGGTCAATGGTTCTTCAACCACTAGTGATCATGTTACTACTCATGAGCAAAACAGTCATGTTTTGAGAATGAGTACGGTTCAATATGAGTCAGGGCTGCACCAACCGGCTCGGTCCTCATGCTCATTCCCGGCGCCATTGTCGATGGCCACATTGTTGGAGCAGAAGTTGGTAAACACAATAGGGTACGAGCCGTTGGTTCTTACTAGATGCAAATCCGAGCCAATGAGAACCGCGGCGGCTAAACTAAGACCAGACACTTGTTATTGGAAAAACAAGCTAGAGCCACCGCGCCGAGCTTCTTTTGGTATAGGCATGGCTGGGTTAGGTTTTTAA
- the LOC122591951 gene encoding uncharacterized protein LOC122591951: MISRFKSVGARLGDEELIRKLFNSIAQFVYMEKMPFEEAIGRLEAFEDRLRNRQKDADGDNEGQGDQVQILTEEVVAEVGLEAEAEVAMGGRIRLMMQTLLKGMKRKCSCCYLLTEREEEAQTMVLLNEKRLFPKKYEGMKDLFAELDESITGKVRFGDGSKSYIISLGQMTEEGYDIWMHNEFLRMYDRENDHEDAEVVEQDGTRQLPYVTKKGLVTQMPGILHTTQVCEGTKVEALTKFKTFTAEIENKTTFMVKMLRTDRGSEFNSNEFIGFYKHDGIKRKTTPYTPQQNSVVERRNLSSPGYD; encoded by the exons ATGATTTCCAGGTTTAAGAGTGTGGGTGCTAGACTTGGAGATGAAGAACTTATCAGAAAACTGTTCAATTCAATAGCGCAGTTTGTATATATGGAGAAAATGCCGTTTGAAGAAGCTATAGGGAGACTGGAAGCGTTTGAAGATAGACTAAGGAATAGACAGAAGGATGCAGATGGTGATAATGAGGGTCAGGGAGATCAAGTTCAAATACTTACAGAGGAGGTGGTGGCAGAAGTGGGTCTAGAGGCAGAGGCAGAGGTGGCCATGGGG GGAAGGATAAGGCTGATGATGCAAACCCTACTCAAAGGAATGAAGAGGAAATGTAGCTGTTGTTACTTGTTAACAGAACGAGAGGAAGAAGCACAAACCATGGTTTTGCTCAATGAGAAGAGATTATTTCCTAAGAAGTATGAAG GTATGAAGGACTTGTTTGCAGAATTAGATGAAAGCATTACAGGTAAGGTGAGGTTTGGTGATGGCTCAAAG AGCTATATCATTAGCCTTGGTCAGATGACAGAGGAAGGCTATGATATATGGATGCACAATGAGTTCTTGAGGATGTATGATCGAGAGAATGATCATGAAGATGCAGAGGTCGTTGAACAG GATGGGACACGCCAACTTCCATATGTGACAAAGAAAGGGTTGGTGACGCAAATGCCTGGAATATTGCATACAACACAGGTGTGTGAAGG GACAAAGGTTGAAGCATTGACAAAGTTCAAGACCTTTACAGCTGAAATCGAGAATAAAACTACTTTCATGGTCAAGATGCTGAGAACAGATAGAGGGAGCGAGTTCAATTCGAATGAATTCATAGGATTCTATAAACATGATGGCATCAAGAGGAAAACAACACCCTATACTCCACAACAAAACAGTGTTGTGGAGCGAAGAAATTTGAGCAGTCCTGGGTATGACTAG